Below is a genomic region from Aquila chrysaetos chrysaetos chromosome 13, bAquChr1.4, whole genome shotgun sequence.
CCCGACTCTGTCCTTTACCTAACCGACGTGGGGGCCTGGCCTTTGTAGCACAGTGGTGTGgggaacaccccccccccccccccccccgctctttCCCCTGGAGGTGGCCACGGACCTGTTCCGCAGGGCCCGAGTTTGCTCTCTGCGGCCGCGTGCAGAACGAGCCCACCTCCAGGTTCAGGCCATGCGATGGCGGCCCTGGCGGGGCAGCCCTGTCCCGCGGCGGGCGCGCGACTGCTGGGAAAGCCCCTGGCTCCCCTGCAGTCGGGAAGAAGCCtagctgcagcaaagcaaacgACCCAGCTTAGCCTTGGAGAGCAAAGCaaccccttccccaccccaaagTTGAGCCATATAGGCACAGACTCTCCATCCATCACCCTCGCTGTGTACAATAACCTCCCCAGACCCACCGCGACAGCAGACTCCGTAGCATCACCGTAGAGTTGTGTGTGGGTCCTGTGCTTTGGCCTTGTATACGCCTTAGAGAATGTGCTGTGCTGCGACCGTGCCCGGCACCTGCAGTGACATTGCTTTGCGCTCAGATTGCTCGTAGGGCTGGTAGGGGGAGGCTGCACCCAACATCGAGCCTAGAGAATGCTGCAGTCTGCACACTAGAAGCtttttagaagttttaaaaattacttttatttcctttttttaattgttatggAAACAAGCCTTTTGgatctccctgtcttagccCCTGATGTATAGATCATTTCCCTGTACACCAGCTATCGGACTATGAATTAATAAAGAAACCAACACAGACCGCGTCTCaatctctgcttttccaagGGTGCGGGGAACGCTGAGCCTCCGGGGTGCACGGCTGGGGgcggtgtgtgtgtggggggggggggtcccccttGCCAGGAGGACAGTCGCGGGGGCTGGCAGCGGTTTGCGCTCCGCCACTCACGGGGGGGGAGCCCAAAGGGGTGCGGGAACACGCCGACCCCCGAGCAGATCCCGGGACCGATCCGGCAGGGGGCAAGCGGGGTTGCGGGGGGGGTCCTCCGAGCCCCGGGGGGGTCCTCcgagcccgggggggggggggtgtctcggAGCCCCCGTGCCCGGCGCTGTCCAGCGCCCGCCGTGtccccccgctgccgccgccgccgccgccaccggctTTCAAAGCGCAATTTGTCTGGGCCGGGCCAATCCCAAACTGGTCCTGCGACGCAGCCAATGGCAGCCGAAGCCGCGGAGAGCCGGCCAATGGGAGCGCCACCTGCAGCCTCCCGGCCAATGGGAGCCCTGTATTCTAATGGCCCTCATCTTTATCAGAGAAATGTTGGCTCTTCCCAAGCCCAAGTTGAGTGTCCGGTGCTGGTGCCACCTCGGCGGGGTCAGCcagggccgccccgccgggccctgCCCGTGGCCGCCCTCCCGCCCGGGGCCGTGGCCCCCCGGCCAGCCTGCCAGGCTCCCGGGGCCAGCTGGGTGCCCACCGGCCGGGGCCCggtagcccccccccccccacccccccgggggCCGGTGGGTGATGGGCCGGCCGTCGCGCCCGCGGGGAGCCGGGCTCTGAGGGTCGCCCAAGCGCCGGAGCCATGGACGCCAACCTGCCGGGCACCTTCCTGCTCAACGGCCCCTCGCTGGGCCCCTTCCCCGAGGCCAAGGCGCCCGTCTGCCAGTACTCGGTGCAGAGCTCCTTCTACAAGCTGGGCCCCCCCGGGCTTGGCGCCCAGCTGGCTGCCGGCACCCCTCACGGCATCTCCGACATCCTCGGCCGGCCCGCGGCGACGCCGAACAGCGGCCTTCTCCCCGGCTACCCCCACGCGGGCGGATTTAACGGACTGAGCTCCCCGGGCGTCTATTACGGGCCCCAGGTGGGGGCCCTCCCCAAGGCCGGCGGCGAGTACCTGCCGCGGGGCCggagctgctgggcagaggcGGCCCCGGACTGGCGGGGCGGCCGGCAGTGCGGCGGCCGTAAGTACAGCGGGGccggggtgggtgggtgggtgggtgccgCAGGCGGTGGGTGCCCCGCAGCCGCCCAGGCCGCGTCTTCTCCATCGCCCGGCGCGAGGCACGGCTGGTCACCCCGCGGGCCGCCCCGGGACGGTGGGAACGGCCCCggagccagagctgctggaacTCAACCTGCCACAGAGATTTCGGCTCAAGAGCAGGGGCAGCTCCAACGGCAGAGATTAACTCTTTGCTTAGCCCCCCCAGGCAAGCCACAGCTTGTCCCGGCAAGGACAGGCAGAGCCCGCCGTCCCGCAGATCTCCCCCGTCCCTCCGGTAGCTTCACTGGGGTCAGTGCCCGGCTCGGGGCAGAGACCGGCAGGATGGCCGGAGAGCTGGCAGGGGGGATTGCAGAGCACGTTGCTGCCGTGCCAGAGGGTGGGTGAGGTGGGTGCACCCGCTGTCCCGTGGGGAGCCGCGGGAGGCTCTGGGCCAgtggctgggtgctgctgctcgGCACCTGCAGCCGCGGtccccttcccacctctccAGGTGATGCCCTTGGAGCAGACGGGTCAGGCAGCTCGGCCATCCGCTCCTGGCACAGCTACGAGCCgaccagctctgcctgccttcctgtcGTGCATCCTGCAAGGTGTGGGGCACAGGGGCACGGTGTTCCCGGCGCCGCGTGCCTCTGGGGTCATGCACTGCTGCTAACGACCCTTCCCCTCTCAGCACAACGAATTAGCGCTGTCCCCGAGCAGGAGATGCACAGCCCGGTTCTGGCTCTGCGGGGCCCGCTGGGATAGGGCTGAAGCCTTGAAGCCCGAATACGCTTTTTAAGTTGGAGGGAAGCCAGCGTGGAGGGACTCCGTGCCGTGTTCGGGAAGGGGAGAGCTGCCCAGAGCCGCGCGCTGCAGGGAGCCCAGGTGCtcacctgcctccctcctcctctcccgcAGCCCCCGCTCACCTGGCTGACAGCATCCACAAGAAGAAGCACACGCGCCCAACCTTCACGGGGCACCAGATCTTCGCTCTGGAGAAGACTTTTGAGCAGACCAAGTACCTGGCGGGTCCGGAGAGAGCACGGCTGGCCTATTCCCTTGGCATGACTGAGTCGCAGGTGAAGGTGAGTGTCGGTCCCCGCGTGGCACGGGGCGCGTGGCGTGGCGGCTGCTAACCGAGCCGGGCCCGTGGGGCGGCAGGTCTGGTTCCAGAACCGACGGACCaaatggaggaagaagagcGCCCTGGAGCCCTCCTCGTCCTCGCAGCGGGCGGGGGGCTCTGGCGGAGAGCGGGCGGCCTCCGAGACCGAGGACGACGAGTACAACAAGCCCCTGGACCCAGACTCGGATGACGAGAAGATCcggctgctgctgaggaagcATCGTGCGGCCTTCTCAGTGCTGGGCTTGGGCACGCACAGCGGCTGAGCACCGGCGCAGCCCACCCCTCTGGGTCTTGGGGTGCCCGGCCCGGCTGCCTGCTTCCTCCCAGGGGGGTGACacccgccccccgccccagcagATGCCCGGCTGTGGGGCCGGGACGGCTGCTGCCCCCCTCCTGGTGGCTCCTGGCCAGGGATCACGGCTtgcggggctgggagcagcatgCATGGGCAGCGTCAGGCGCGGCCGTGCTGTCGGCATTGATGAAATAAAGGTCCCGGCCCCGGCCAAGTCCCAGCGCTTGCTTCGTGGGCGTGCGGTCCAGGGTGCCCTCATGAGGCTGGGCCGGAGAAGGGGCTGGGATAGCACGTATGGGGCAGGGTCCGTGtgccaggcaggggaaggggccATGGCTGTGGTGCTGTGGGGCAGGAAGAGCCCACAGGAGCGGTGCGGCCTTGGGGACATTTCCCAGGGTTTTCCCCAGTTTGGGCGTGTACCGGCAGCAAGAGGTGCTGGTTCAAAAGTCACTTGTTGGGGCCTCTTGTTGGAACCTCTTAGCAGCAAATAAATATCATTTATCTTAACGGTGTGAGTGAGAGCCCATTCACCTGTCAGGGCTGCAGGATTGATGTGGCGTCAATAGCCCCGGTGTGTTTGCCTGCCAACCTggtgggccccccccccgcctccctgTGCAGCAGAAGCTGCGTGtacacacacgtgtgtgcacATGGGTCTGCACGACCCCTGCTCTGGCTCCCCGTGGCTCAGCCCTTCCTTGCACGCCGATGGTGGGTGCCGCATCGGGCCGTCTCTCCCCAGCCGCTCGGGATGCCAAAGGGACTCCTGCTGGCACGGGCACGCTGCCGGGGGCCTGGCAAGCTCGGCGGTTGTTCGGCTGAGAGGCAGCTAAGTGCCAGTCAGGTGTGAGCAAACAGCCTGGCTGTTCTTGGGAAGGAAATCGATAGGAGATAAGGTGCTGCCGGCCCATCGTATACTGATTAGGAGCGTGGCACAGGCACCGAGGAGGTGCTGGCGGCTGCAGCCCAAGCTGCCCTCCCCTGAAGCCACAGGCAGCATCTGAGGACAGGCTGGTGGCCGAGTCCACCCCCGGGGACGGCCAAAGCCCCCAAAACACTGGGGCTTTGCAGCAGCCCCGAGCACCAGCCTTGCGGTGTGGAGCCGTGGTGTGGGGCTGCAGACCGTCACCGTGCCACCCATCTGCCCGGGGCCCCCAAAGCCCACATTTGGCTTCAAGTCCTCTCCAATCTCTCACTTTCCGCCacgtgctgggctgggggaacTTTGCAAGGAGCCCTGACCGCTCGGCAGCACTTTTTCCCGGGGCTTGGGGAAGACCGATGTCCCCCCAAAGCTCCCTGTCCGGCCCTGCAGCGAGCGTGGGGCTCGTAACGCTCCCCCCTCAGCCACGCAACCCCTCTGCCGCCTCGACGGGACAAATGCCAGCGGGTGGCAGAGCTGGCGGACCCTTTGCAAGGACACGGGAGGCCAGGTCCCACGGGCAGCGCGGTGCACGGGGCTCGGTGGAGGCTGTGTGCCCCACGGGCCCCGGCcctgtggcagggctgggagagccaCGTCACCGTCCGTGGGCAGAGCCAGCGCTCGGCAGGAGCGGGCTCCGCACGGCGGGAGAAGTGAGGGGCTGCTGTTGGGatatttttttgacattttctaaGCTGCCCAGCGTGGCTGACAATTTTTAATGTACTAACTGCCTGGTCCAGTGAGCTGATTAATTGGTGCTGTGGAGAtcaatacaaaacagaaaattaaaacaattttaaagtgATTAAGTAGTTTAACACCTGTCTGATGCCACGTCAGGGCTGGGAGACAAATAAAGCGGGTGGCAAAGGGCCTGCTGCAGTCGGGGAGAGTGACAAATCGCAGCCGCAGCCTGGCTGCCCCGTGCATTCCCCGCAGCCGGACGGGTCCCCCGAGCAGCGGCCAGGGCCgccctcctctcctgcccgccgctgctgccgcgGTCCCGCTTCCCACGCACGCGGCTCCGGAGCGGTCCCCAGCCGGCGCTTGGGGTCTCGACGGGGAGCGCAGAGCCCGGTCGACGGCGAGCGGCGACGCTGCCCTCCCCAAACCTGCCTTGTGCCCCGTGGCCGGGGtctgggcagccctggggcGTGCGGGCAGGTCTCCCGTCGAGCGTTCGGCAGAGCTTGGGGCCAGCTGCTCCGGGGGCGTGTGGGTGCGAGCGCGGGCAGGGCGGCCTGGCAGGCAGATGGATAGCAGCTCCGCTTCAATTCTGCATCCCTTTTCTCCCAGACAAACCCCGTCGGATTTTCATAAATCAAAGCGCCACactgtttaataaaaatttattgaCTTACAAGTGATTATTTATCAAAAGGCCATTAATAGCGGCTCTGGGAATGATGTGCTACTGGGTGGTGCGTGGAGACTAATAGCAAATCAATGCCAGCATCCGGGCAGAATGCATATGAGGGCCCCTGGCCCCAGCGGGCTGCATGGCTGCTGCAGCCGGAGCCAGCAGCCCCTACCCCGTGGGCCGCCCAGTGCTCCCCCCGGTTATTTATCGCTTACAAATGAAATGATCGATACTTTTAATCTAGAGCTAAATTTATTAACTTTCTCATCGGAGGGAGACATATTGACTGGGGGCATGGGAAGGGGGAGCCGAGGAAAGATGGATGCGTGCCTCCTAACCTGTccagccagctccctgcctgctgcggAGCATcccggcagcagcagggctgctggggctggtccCCAAGCACGGTGGGGTGGTTGGAGgtcctgcagggctggggaagcgGGGAGGGCTCCTGCACAGCACCACGGCATCTCTGACAAGGGCTGGGGGAGCAAGCTGTGGGCAGAAGACTTGTTCTGGGCACCCACAGCCGGTTCTGAGCACCCGGGGATGTGgggaggtgctgctgcaggcGTCGGAGCACATGTGAGGACTGCCCCGGGGAGACCACCACCCACAAAGACTTGCAGGGGCTGCGGAGGCATGTTTGCATGGTCCAAAGTTGATGCTGTACccccctctgcccagccccaAGGTGTGGGTGAGTGCTCGAGAgcatgctgctggctggggaaaGGCGAAGGAGAGCCTGGAGaccctgcccaggcagcaaTGCCCACGTCCCCAGCCCGGGGctgtgtcgtccccccccccccccgagacgGCCAGACCATGGCACAGTGTGGGGTGGGGTGGTCCTTAGTCCAAACGGTCCCCTGAGCAAGGGAAAAGCTTTGCAAGCCTTGGGGACAGAGCAGCAAAGCTCAGGCAGGCAAAGCTGGGGCTGGATCAGGCCATCACCCCTGGCCAGAGGCTGCCGTGGAGGTCAGCAGTAGCTTTTTTGGCAAGCAGGTGACTCAAGAAGGAACTGGAGCAAATACTGCTCATAAAATGTTATGATTAAATGGTATAGGCAAGTACTACAGGGTAACACACACCTGCTGGGTAACTGGAGCTTAACCATGCTACAGGTTAACGCCCATAACGCATGTGCTACACCCAGCATTTCTTATGCAACTAAAAGCTGATGGTCAAAAACTCTGCACAAATGTAACAACTGGCAGGGAGATAAGGGTTGcgcttgtattttctttcttttttttttttaaagtaggaaaGCAAGAGCCCCATCGGTTAACAGACACGGATGGAGGATTGCTGAACTGGTGTTAGGAGCTGTACCTAGTAAGTTGGGTAAAACAAGTAATCCAAAATGCTGGTGAATAGACCCTTAATGCCATTATAAACTCCTAATGAAGGAGGGGTCCTAGCCTGGGTGATGGAGATACCTATTAGTAACAAGCAGTTGTTTTGTCTTCTATCAGTAGCAATAGGGTAAGCAATACACTTCAACCCTGTGGATGTTAACTACCTCCTACTTGgcttcagctgcttttgttttgttatcaTCTTAGGCGAAAGGAAAAGACACCAGgctttgcctctttttcttctccccgcccccccgcctAGATCAATCGCCACAGCTGAAGTTTGGCAGAAGAGAAGAATATGAAATTGGGGTAAGAGTGAAAAGCATGGGGCCAATAAGGGTGTCTCCATCACCAAACAAGAACAGCCTGGTTTCTCTTGGTGAGGCTGGATGGTAACGGTGATCATGTCTAACAAATCACTGATAATTGAATGCAATGTTTGTGTAGGTAAcgtgtctctgtgtgtatatttataaagGATCGTATTTTGAGCACTACAAGAAGCAAAGGTAAATCAATTCAGTATAGAAATATTTCCCATAACTGTACCTTAATAGATCATATGCTATTAAGTGTAGCTTTACATCACTGTGAGTAAGGAAGACTGTCCCCTCTCAGGTATTGTACTGGAAACACTTTAGTTTATTTGTACGTAAGTTGATGGTCCTGGGGTAGGTGGAAAATAGCACATGGTGGAAAATGGGGTTCCTCAACTACGAGGACAAGTTGTGCATACCCTGCTTGCGCATTATCTGTGCACAGGTAGAGACGGCCTAACTGACCCAAAAGAAGGGTTTTGAAGCTGCTAACAATGCAAAGCAGGGAGGTCGCACAGAACTGAATAACGTAGGTGAGGCTATGTGCAGTATGTCTCCTGGGAAAGGTTAGGGGAGTTGCTGGACTCTCTCTctgttactttcttttctgtgtctctcttTCTTGATATAACCATGTTTTACCCACGTAAAAACAAGCAGGAAGTAAACTACCTTGAATTCATGTTGGTAGCTAATGCAGGGAAATTCAAATCTAAGGACACTTACACAGAATAGCTGTCCTGACCTGGGGGTAGCAGATGCCCTCCCCCAACAAACACCACTCGGGGTACAAAGGAGGCACTTAAGTGTTGCCTTCTCTAGCGTTCCAGAAAATGCAAGCAAGCTTCTGCAGATAGCaacaaaacagcatttgcttCTTAAGAGCAGGCAGAGGACCCAATGAAAGTGCTAAAATTTGTAGGAACATAAGGATAATTGGAAAGTTCATGGGATGAATGCTCAAATGCAAGTTGTTTTACTGAATAATATACTTGCAGAGCTGAAAGGGAAAGGGGTACCACCTCTAGCACAAGATTTCACTTTTCTTGCAACGAGCCGAGATTATGTATGTGCGTGTTGGTGCACAACAAGATCAGATCCCACCATTTCCCTCACTAGACATTTGAAAGGGGATCTCCTGCCCCGGCCACGGAGTCTCAGATTCTCCCACCCGCACTGGGCTCCCACCATAGCACACAGCGATTCCTCAAGAGCCCCACTTGCCACACGAGTTAACAGCTGCCTGGCAACTTGCAGTTCCAGGGGATAGCGGGAGGCTTCCAAGGAGGATGATCCTCACCGCTTGAGGAACCCCAGCAAAGAGACTGTTACTCAGGTGCTGGAGAAGCAATGGTCTGGGCCAGGCTATGGCAGGAGGgtggcaaaaggaaaaggaaaggtttcTCCTTCCAGAGGTAAAGCTGGAAATGGCCCAAGAGACCACATACTGCTCCTAAGGGGTTTGTGCTGCCGACGTGAGAGGCACAGGCTCATGAAGACTCCCTTGGTTGTCAAGGCAGCTAATTTCAGTGCAGCTCACCAGTTTCTGTGCCGTGGGAGACTTGTGACTGACACACATGCACATCAACACGCCAGTCTTCCCCCTGGGCCTGTAAACACCATATGGAAGCATATGACACCATAAGTGTTTCATTTAATATTGCCCCTGCAAGGGGCTTCACTGTAACAGTAACAAGAAGGCATCTTTGCCAAGAGCTGCCCAGGGCCTAAAGACTCTAGGCAGTAACAGTGCCTCTGGGAAGGAACAGCCAGAGGATGAAGGAGCAAGTCCAAGCAGCTCTGGAGTAGCCAAAGTCCAAAGATTCGGAGCTGCTTCAGGCAAGACTTGGCTCGTGCCGGAGGCAGAAGGCTCTGGCCAGGCCCAGTAATAGTGCTGGAGGCAGAGGGCTCAGGAGCGACTCCGGTCTTCATGGTTGCCTACAATCATTTTGCTGTAGAGTTTCTGTTGCTCCTCCTTGAATGTGTCTTTCACCTTCTCCCTCTTCAGTCCTCCATCCCTGGGGAGAGAGTTGTACCATCAGAGTGGCTGCAGGTGTGCACTGTCTGAAACTTCAGTTggggctgctcagagcaggtcaGAGCTCCCGCAACAGTTGGACAGCTACACTTGGACCTTACATTGCCAGGGTACACACACTGCagaccaaccccccccccaggggagTTACTTTCACACCTTGCTCTGCCAGGGGCTGCACCCATGGCCCCGCACTGTGCTCAACACGGCAGCTCTGCCAGAAGCGTGAGCTGCTCCGATACCACTACGGTAGACTGCCTCCAGAGTCCCTCTGCCTCCCAGGCTCTGAAGATCTCGGTGCCTCAGAAAGGAAGTTCCCAAGCTCAACCCGCTTTACTGAGCGGCATAAAGTCAGAACCAGGGCATCCCAGTGCAAGctggaatcacagaatgaagCCCTGGTGCCCAACAcacacagcagaagcaaagactTTGATCCCTGCTACCGAAGAGCACTTTTGGAGGTCACAGGCAAAGATGTATCTCCATTTCTCCATAGGCCTACTCTGCCCAACGCGAGACACAAACTTCGCTCTACAGCCCACGAGCACCTACCAGGACCCAGGACCAGGGAACCCTGGCACCGGGAAGAGAAAAGCCTGCCTGGACTCACCAGAGCAGATCCACGAGGCCCCCCTGCCTGGCAATGGCTGACTTCACCCGATTGGCAAACTGGACAGCGTCCTCTTCGGGCTGTGGCAAAATAACACTGTTCAGCAGGAGCAAAGGGCCAAAGAGGTAGCAAATTAGATAGGCCACGTTCACCTTACTTACCTGCCTGGTCATTGGGGGCAAGTACCAGACACTGCAGACGATGGCCCAGCTGGTCATCATCCTAAGGAGGTAGGTTACCATGCCATACTTGCTGCTGTTCCAAAAGGCATCTCCAAACTGTGGGTCATACTAGAGAGGCAGAAGAGCTCATGAAAGTCAGGCGGTGGTTGCACCCTCCCTGAGGCTCCAAATTCCACCCCAAGCCCAGCTATAGGCCAGCCCTCCCAGAGCACTACGTGTAGTGACCTCAGCTTCCCCAGGCCCTCAGACCAGGCTGTTGACCCAGCAGTGCCAAGACTGGACTGCCAAGACTAAGCTCGCACACAGAGGGCTACTAGTGCTGTAAGAACGTTTGCCTTCTCATACCTTGATGGCTACA
It encodes:
- the NKX6-3 gene encoding homeobox protein Nkx-6.3, which codes for MDANLPGTFLLNGPSLGPFPEAKAPVCQYSVQSSFYKLGPPGLGAQLAAGTPHGISDILGRPAATPNSGLLPGYPHAGGFNGLSSPGVYYGPQVGALPKAGGEYLPRGRSCWAEAAPDWRGGRQCGGPPAHLADSIHKKKHTRPTFTGHQIFALEKTFEQTKYLAGPERARLAYSLGMTESQVKVWFQNRRTKWRKKSALEPSSSSQRAGGSGGERAASETEDDEYNKPLDPDSDDEKIRLLLRKHRAAFSVLGLGTHSG